In Limanda limanda chromosome 3, fLimLim1.1, whole genome shotgun sequence, the sequence gtgagttggttggttggttggttagttagttggttagttggttggttagttggttggttagttggttagttagttggttgggtagttggttggttggttggttagttagttagttagttagttggttagttggttggttagttagttagttagttggttagttagtcggttggttggttagttggttagttagttggttagttagttagttagttagttagttagttggttggttagttggttagttagttagttagttagttagttggttggttggttggttagcaGGTTTATGCACAGACTACTGgtcagattaccatgaaacctTTACTGAGTTTAACCACCTACATTTCCCTTCTCACGTGTTGGTGCAGGTTGCTTCCTGTTCTGCTGGACGCCGTTCTTCGTCGTCCACACAACACGAGCTTTGTGTTTGACCTGCGCCATCCCCCCCGGTCTGATGAGCACCGTCACCTGGCTGGGCTACGTCAACAGTGCCCTCAACCCCATCATCTACACCGTCTTCAACACCGAGTTCAAGAAGTTCTTCAAGAAATGTTTCcgcagctgctgctgtctgcagCTTTCCCTGAGGCGCTGAGAGGAAGGAGGCGTCAGGAACAGGAAGGAGTTGGGCTCCGTGACCTTGATGCAGTTGAACCTGTGACTGCAGATGGAGGCCGATCGAGGAGGACTGATCTGAGGCAGATGAACCTTCTGCCTGGTCCTTGTAAAACGCTGCTCCTGGTGATGTTGGTTTGATTTCTGAGACTCTGTCCAAACCAAACGTTggagcaggaagctgctgaCCCTTCTGTCTGAGGAGAAGATCTTTGATCTGAGATCCAGTGAACGATGTGGATTCTACACAAAGACTGAATGAGATGGAACAGGACGACTCTGAGCTGAAAGCTTCATCGTGACCCACACGGAGCAGGTCGTGACACTGAGGAGGAGATATGAAGAAGTGAGGTTTCCCCTGGAGTCACAGATGTGAAGCATCACTTCACTTCTTGTGTTCGCTCGGTCTGTGGCTTCTTTGAATATTTGATCCAGTTTTTACACTGAAGAACTTTGCAGGACAGGGGCGGAGTCTCCCTGTACCTGCTGTTTACTGGTTTAGAGACGAGGGCTCGTGACCTCATTACTAATAACAGATGAAACGAATGGTTCAAATTACAATCAAATATTTGGTCTGCTCTCCTAATGTGCCACCACGGCTCATTTTgactttcttcttctattgttgcATTGATGTTGAcgtgttttaatgtgtgaatAAAGTGAAGCGGGTTCCGTCTGATCCAGGAACagctcctctgacctgctgctgtctCAGTCCACACGAGGCTGATGGGACGTTTCACTCAAACTATCTGTAGCTTTAAAAATACTGAGAACATTCATAACAGTCACAACATGTTAAACTGGTCAGGAACACTTTCCTGCTCCATGTTCAAAGGCTCAGTGTCAACAAACTGATATCCAGACTTCATGGAAATGACAAACAGGGTTTTAATAAAAGTTTAACCAAAAATACAAAAGCAGGAAATTACCATTTTAATTCTGAAATGAttattatgaaaacacattcaattgtctttaatttaatttcagaaCTTGAATAAACTCGATATGACTCCCGCTCAGATTGATAAAGAACATCAGAACGAACCTGCTCAACAGGACCActgtggcttttattttgaaaatcagaTTTAAAACGTCTGTATGATGTTAGACagatttcagtgtgtgtttgtgtttgtgactgtgcCATGACCACGAGTTCAGTGGAAGCCTTTCTAATAAAAGACGTCTTTCTACTTGTGGCTGAAACCTGCTCAGCTCAGTTTCAGTTCCGTTCATAACAAACAGCTTCGATCCCAGATGGGATTTTAtactttaaatgaaaaatgtctgAGACACAGTTTGATGCCAATTTCAAAATGTACATGTGGACGGATGAGAAGACGACAGAGACACCAGCAGACACGTCATTGTGCTGAGATATGGAGGGGAAGtagaataatacaaaataaaaaccttattGAGAAAGTGAGTGTTTATGAATCTCAAGCCAAATGTCCAATCTATGAGACTGGGAGTGGGCGGAGACAATGAGCTGTGACAGGGGAGGAGACTCGAGAAGGGGAGGTTCTATACGGGCTGGGTGTGTCCTCTTCAAATCCCTGTTTGAGACCAAGCTGCCGCACCAGGAAGTTGTCTTGTATGATTTGAGGTTTAAACACAGAGCATCCTAATTAAATGTATATCTGAACAGAGCAAGCTTTAGAGTTACCAAGCAGAGGAACCATAAAAGAGAACCTGTAAATAACTTAGAGTAGAAGTGGGTTATAGTTGTTCTGTATTTAACAGCCGGAAGCATTACTTCCTAACCTAATGTTTAATATGTGAGCAAGCCTGTcacttttattgttgttttgatcCTGGATCCTTGTGTCTGAACGTGCAGCCACAGGTTCTATGCTCCAGTGATACCACACAACCGGATCAAATATAGTTTATAACCTTTTTTTCAGTGAGAGAATTTGACTTGGAGGCACAGAATGTCATTTTCTGCCACTAGGGGTCCCTCAATCAAACAGAGTTTGTTGACATGGTGCAGCAGTGAGGGATGCTGGGAGTTGTAGTCGTCTGCTCAGTGTTGATGGTTCAGGAGGTTTTTATCTGAATCCTCCTCagacctctcctcctcctctaaaacaaacagctgagtcACTCCAGTAAACACAGTGAATAAAGCAGCTTCATGTTAAAACTACCAACGTCTAAAGTGTATCATAAAACTGACAAACACGGACACATGCACAGAAGGGATATGACGCCACCAACAGGCGACCCGATGAAACGCATCTTTACTTTGATTAAAACTTCAAATGATTCCACAGAATAAAGGTCTGGATGATTTTAGACATGTTGACATGTAAAAGTCACATCACCAAGTGTGAAGGACACTGAAGAGAAAAGGATCATTTCCATGCAGCAGAAGATTTCATACTGTTTGTGATGAAATGGACATTTTCTGATTCCAGAGACGTCAGcatcacacagacagatattGGGAATTAATGAACCTGTAATGTAAAAAATtatacacgcacgcacatggTGGTTATGATCTTCCATATAAAGGCCAACACAAAGTGTACAGCTGCACTTCTAATGCAGCACtttaacacaacattaaaacaaactgggggcagataaataaaaaacaatattgttCATCTTCATTGTGAGGTCATGGTGGTCTGAGGAGATATTTTATTGGAGCTACAACGGTTCTCGTCCTGTTCCCAGTGTATCCCTCCACCATCCAGTGTAGTTTCCttgtacatatttctacatacttTCCCCCCAGATTCATAttaggtcactgtgacctttgacctttgaccactgaaacgTAATCACTTCCTCTGAAGTGACAACTGATCCAAAGTTGAATAAATTCCCTCAAGAATTTTTGAGAGTCGCATTAAGAGGCCAAAACAtgatttgacctttaaccaccaagTTCTAATCACTTCCTCCTTGAGTTCAAGTGAATAATTGTATCAAATAACAAAAGATTTCCTGAAAGCATCGAGACGTCAGGCTGATGGAgatgagacaaacagacaaactgaaaacataagGCCTGCGGTCACACACCTTTCTTCTGTGCTTCACTTCCCTGGACTTCAGTGACAGATCAAATGTCTGTTTCACTGCAGCAGGTCATTATTCAAGTCCCTCTGACGTGAGCTCCACTCCGGTCAGAGCGGGATCCAACCACAATGTGCACAGAGAGTCCCGTGATGAGAAGTGAAACCTGCAGCTTGATGAAACGTTCTCACTCCTCTGTCTTTGTCGTCGCCTGCAGAGAAAcgtacacacagaaacaggagagagaacTTCAGTGTCGCCCGCTCAGCACATCTGTCAAACCTGGTGTCCacgtccgtcctgagagatctgCTCACACCTGGATGTGTCTCCTGGGGTCATGGGATCACATCTCACTTCCTGCTCTACCCAATAAACACCACCCACATTTCTGTGAAGGTTTGAACGACCAAACTCAGGCGAGAGATCGGTGCAGGTATTTACAGGAGGAGTTTCTTTGCTTTGTTAAGAGATGGATAAGAAAAGTCAGCAggcagttagcttagcttagcatgaagacaggaaacagggGAAACACCAACGAGGTCCAATCAATATCAATAAAAGATGCTTTTCTATGATAAATGATTCTCCTGAATATCTGTATTCATTCATAATCTGTGCAGCTCCATGTTCTTTATGTCGTGATGTTCTAAGATCTGTGACGACGGTCTAAAGACCAAATCCtttgattaaatgaataaagtCTTAAGTTGTTACCACActggcctcagcagcagcagccgccatCAGCTGGTCTAACTCCTGGGTCCAGCCCAGGGCGCCGACCAGGGCCTGCACGCCGCTGACCACGTCCCCCAGCTGCACCACATCCTGCGGCCGGCGGCTCCAGGCGAACGACCCCACGACCTCCCTGTTGATGAGCAGCCGAGGGACGGAGCTCCGCACGGCGCCTGCCAGGCTGGCGAAGGGCTCCACCTGCAGGCCAAGAAGGGAACAAGAAGGGATTCCAACGTTTACCTTGTTGTGAGCCCGGTTCAAGACTCCATCGGTGTTTATGTCAGAATCATTTCCCACAAAATGACACAATCCAACATTCTGAGCTTAAAGTTAAGTTAATGACCTCATGTTTGAACCTTTCTTcttgtgattgattgatggattgatggattgatggattgatggattgatggattgatggattgattgattgattgattgatggattgatggattgatggattgattgattgattgattgattgattgatggattgatgattgattgactgattgattgattgattgatgattgattgattgattgatggattgatggattgatggattgatggattgattgattgattgattgttgaatgattgactgattgattgattgattggatgGTTGCTGGTTGGATGGTTACTGGTTGGATGGTTGTTGGTTGTTTCGAGATCACATCAAACCACCGAACAGATTCCCACAacacttgatggaaggatgagtTATATGCCCGAGATGAACTCACTcaattctttcactttctttcacattggGATATCAAAGGTTTTTTAAGGAATCATAAATcttgataaaaagaaaaaattaaacatttaaatgacagatatttatatgtgtgtgtgattcggTGCAGCTTGGTTGGATTTGAGGAATGAGCTCTATTCGTTGTGTTTTCACtataaaaatctaattttcttGCAGAAAAACCAAAATAAGGTTTATTTGTCGTGATCAGTTCATGATCACACTTTTAGAGAGAATCTATTTTTAtccacaacatcaacacaatctGTATTTGAACACCCTTCTCCTCCTTTAATACAAAGCCTTTAACTTGTCGAGTGACAAGAATGGAAACACAAGACTCAAACTTGATCAGATTTTTGGCTGTTAAGATTGTTATTCCCTGTTGCCTGCTGGTAATTATCAACTTTAAAATGTAAGTGGTGAGTGGAACACGTTCTATCAAAGCAATGTACACAGATGGAATCCACCTGGagactgtttgtgtttccattcaGGAACTTAAAGCTAAAAGACCtactttaaaaatataaataataacataaataaagatttcacatgaaaatataaagaagTATCAGTCCTGTGTTTGGATGCATGTTGACAGGACATGAGGTGGTTTgaggctggtggtgctggtggtgttggtggagctggtggtgctggtggtgctggtggtgctggtggtgctggtggtgctggtggtgctggtggtgttggtggtgctggtggtgctggtggtgctggtggtgctggtggtgctcACCTCCAGGGACGAGCCCATGACGATCAGCAGATCTGCCAGAGGAAAGTCTGTGACGTGCTTGAAGAAATGCCGTGGAAGCTCCTCTCCGAAGAACACGATGTCGGGCTTCACCACGCCATGACAGGTGGGACAGCGCGGGACCCGCCCACTCATCACATCGggctgaggacacacagaaacataacaGATGTACAACGGCTGTGGactgattttaatttgacatcTTGTTGAAGCCTTTGATTGTTACCGACCTGAGGAGCGTGACGATAACGTGCAATAATGTCAGATGTTGCTCATCAACTCAGATTTAATAAGATTTAggaattaaatcattttaactCGTGAAAAATTGGAGCAAACACAAAAGTCTTTACAGTTTTATCAGTCCAACGCCAGACGAGCCACATACAACTGAATAAAGTGTAAGTTGTGGTTAAAGTCTAAGTTGTGTTTTGTTCAGATGACAGTGCCGAGCTCACTGGaataaaaacacttcaaacataaaaacacacacaaactaatgaATGTTGGGTCTGAAGGCATCATTCAGATTGGACTCTGTGAGCTTGGGTTGAACCTCACCCTCAGATCCTGGCCCTCATACTTCCTGCAGCAGACGGTGCAGGTGGCGGTGGCGAACGTGCCGTGGGCCTCGACCAGCAGCTCAGGAGGAATCCCTGCCACTGGAAACGCACACACAAGTCAGAGGTGGTGAGTTCGGAGACAGAGTCACCGATGTGGAGTGGACGGTAGAGACGTACTTCTCTCCAGCCCGTCGATGTTCTGCGTGTACATCCGGAGCAGCCGGcccttcttctgcagcaggcgCACGAAGTGGTGGCTCCGGTTGGGCTGGTAGTTTCCAGGGTACAGCTCTCTGGCCAGGGCGAAGAAGGGACGAGGGTTCTGGTGGAAGAAGCCGATCTCGAAGATGGCCTCGGCGTAGGGCAGGTCGTACTGCTGCAGGTTGTCATAGAGACCGCTGCCTGGAGACCTGGGAGGAGAGTCAGCAACACGCCCAGGTTCTCACAGTGGAGTCAGAGATACCACATGTGAcctgatggatcctaactggcccCAGTGGacatgactgtggactatagtggatcaggtcctgatgctggatcaggatcctgctgctgaccagagactatgatgcagcaggactgcttcatattgaagttatccttcaacatgtttaccctcatcattgctgctaaaacctttctcctgatgatgttctcctctccttctcctgtctacatattcttacactcatagtatattatattacctattgtatagtcaaatacttatattcatacctctactatatatcatatattatatcatactctctgtacattctttgtatacataagtctatatacacatatttatacatgtgtacatgttataattactattattatatcactattactattatatttactgttgctgccattattactatatactgcttttatattggtataattactatcatatataaaaatatattatgttatattatatactatatatactgtactatttttatatactgtctaacaataacattaccatcatatcatcagtactattaccatcatcttgccactgcaccttatctacctatttatcttgtgtttctgttttttattctttctacctcaatattttcttattttattgtattctattgtattgtattttattgtattcaaatataccggctgttATGACAAcgtaatttcccttcggggatgaataaagtaattaatctatctatctatctatctatctatctatctatctatctatctatctatctatctatctatctatctatctatctatctatctatctatctatctatctatctatctatctatctatctatctatctatctatctatctatctatctatctatctatctatctatctatctatctatctggtcctgatgctggatcaggatcttgctgctgaccagagactatgatgcagcaggactgcttcacatatagtattgaagttgtccttcaacatgtttcccctcatcattgctgctaaaacctttctcctgatgatgttctcctctacacatctgtgtctcttgtgtccgtcctgggagacggatcctcacatgtgtctctctgaggtttctacctgttaaaagtgtttttagtagtttgtcctgactcttgctgagggtgaaggacagaggatgtctcaccatgttaaagccctatgagacaaactgtgatttgtgaatatgggctatacatataaagtttgattgattgattgattgaccgGAGCAGGAAGACACATCAGGACTTTGTACCTGAAATCCGGGATGCCACTCGGTGTGCTGATCCCAGCGCCGGCCATCACCACCACGCGCTGGTGCTGCCGCTCTCTCAGGTGTTTGGCGATGTCCTCCAGGGTCAGCTGCTCTGCcgtggctccgcccccgcggGAGGAAAGTCCTCGAGCTCCATCGCACCAGGAGAGGTTTCTGTGAAGAAGCAGGatgagaaggaaggaaagagagaatgCTTTACACtttcaaatgacagaaaacaggaAAGATGATCACCCACCAACGTTTGCCAGATTCAACATTGACATCTGCAAATGTCTTCTCTCACGAACTATGATTCCCTCATGGAGGCATCAGTGCTGAGACTTGATTCTCAATGTGTCTCTGAGCGCTGGAAGACACatctctcctgtgtgtttgtaatgaaaGTGACAATAAAGCTCTGATTCAAACTGGACTCACACCACGTTTGACACTTTGATGTCAAAATGAAAGGCTTCAACAATTCAGCATTTATCAATAATATTCCTGGTTCATTTAGCAATAtgtgtttatttcaaaataactcAACACAATCTGTAGCTGTGGAGAGAAGTGAAGCACCTGAGCAGAGCTGCTGGGTCCAGACCCCCCCGAGAGccacctgcaacacaacacaactgtgagtctgtgagtctgtgtgtgagtctccagACCCCCCCGAGAGccacctgcaacacaacacaactgtgagtctgtgtgtgtgtctccagacCCCCCCGAGAGccacctgcaacacaacacaactgtgagtgtgtgtgtctgtctgtgtgtctccagaCCCCCCCGAGAGccacctgcaacacaacacaactgtgagtctgtctgtgtgtgtctgcctgtgtgtgtgtgtgtctctgtctgactctgtgtgtgtgtctgactgtgtgtgtgtgtgtgtgtgtctctgtctgactgtgagtctgtctctgtgtgtgtgtctgtctgtgtgtgtctgcctgtgtgtgtgtgtgtgtgtctctgtctgactctgtgagtctgtctctgtgtgtgtgtctgtctgtgtgtgtctgcctgtgtgtgtgtgtgtgtctctgtctgactctgtgagtctgtctctgtgtgtctgtgtgtgtgtgtgtctgtctgtgtgtgtctgtctgtgtgtgtgtactcaccctgtgcagagcagagtctcctacacacacacagtctgaccGTTGACATTAATGAGGAGTTGACCAGAGAAGAAGCCATAATACACAActacaggaaactacacaactacaggaaactacacaactacaGTGACATGACACATGTAGTAGACATAGCCTCAGCTAGCTGTCGCTGGTGTGTCCGGTCGCTCGGCTGTTAGCCACCTAGCTGTGTGAGCTAATAGCTACACTTCACCAGCTGGAAATctcctacatttcccatcagccccCGCGCAGAAGGTGTATGTCGCGTTCACTTCGACATTTAAATCCCACTGACACGGAAGTGAGAATACAGCACATCGTTCACTTCCGGTCCGGGCTCCTGAAAACAAACTCACAACTTCAATAAAAGTGTGACCACAAAATAAACCGC encodes:
- the sirt3 gene encoding NAD-dependent protein deacetylase sirtuin-3, mitochondrial isoform X2; the protein is MASSLVNSSLMSTVRLCVCRRLCSAQGGSRGGLDPAALLRNLSWCDGARGLSSRGGGATAEQLTLEDIAKHLRERQHQRVVVMAGAGISTPSGIPDFRSPGSGLYDNLQQYDLPYAEAIFEIGFFHQNPRPFFALARELYPGNYQPNRSHHFVRLLQKKGRLLRMYTQNIDGLERMAGIPPELLVEAHGTFATATCTVCCRKYEGQDLRPDVMSGRVPRCPTCHGVVKPDIVFFGEELPRHFFKHVTDFPLADLLIVMGSSLEVEPFASLAGAVRSSVPRLLINREVVGSFAWSRRPQDVVQLGDVVSGVQALVGALGWTQELDQLMAAAAAEATTKTEE
- the sirt3 gene encoding NAD-dependent protein deacetylase sirtuin-3, mitochondrial isoform X1, which codes for MASSLVNSSLMSTVRLCVCRRLCSAQGGSRGGLDPAALLRNLSWCDGARGLSSRGGGATAEQLTLEDIAKHLRERQHQRVVVMAGAGISTPSGIPDFRSPGSGLYDNLQQYDLPYAEAIFEIGFFHQNPRPFFALARELYPGNYQPNRSHHFVRLLQKKGRLLRMYTQNIDGLERMAGIPPELLVEAHGTFATATCTVCCRKYEGQDLRPDVMSGRVPRCPTCHGVVKPDIVFFGEELPRHFFKHVTDFPLADLLIVMGSSLEVEPFASLAGAVRSSVPRLLINREVVGSFAWSRRPQDVVQLGDVVSGVQALVGALGWTQELDQLMAAAAAEASVATTKTEE